From the Lathyrus oleraceus cultivar Zhongwan6 chromosome 3, CAAS_Psat_ZW6_1.0, whole genome shotgun sequence genome, the window tgcattatagaactttttgatgtgtgtgttcttgtgctagggattccaacttgagcctaagtgaagaaccattatcatgagcttctaaagtgagagatataagagccattggaggattcctaagagcttgcttgattgattgattgcttgagtatttgcttatttgcttgcttattccaaaggatgggagctacttggatcatcactatgatctcaagaagggaactccatttatggtcttatttcttttccttcatatcttgtatgtttaggacttagccattcttcttcttccctccactctaacccaagccaaaacttttgtgcaaacattaacatttgttttcaaacattagaaacctaagcattatgcttttgattttcaaacttccttttcataacacttattttgaattgaatctttaagtcaactttgaccatattttgtaaatacttttcattggtaaatataactcatttaaatgttttgtggtttcaatggccactttcttatcaaaacttttcgtaaccattagctattaggtttgagttatccttgaggttgatataatactcacctatatccttagtgatggacaatgagtcttccatgcttattatagggttaacccctcactagcatgttgaagctatcctcacatggtggatttgtggttttaggttgagttttctcccttggataacaaaagaccttaaggcttttggaccaatcaattcaccaacttcttttgagatttttaccccaaactacgaggttttgatcctaatcttttttaagatggtacgtaggcagtgggtttatccattcaaacacaaaattgtaaataacttgtatattcttctctcatctccccaatcatgtttgcacaaataattttcataaataccaacctaccttacaacaaattgtgaaaagggctccctaggagtacctaggatgttttgggtgcttaaaaccttcccattgcataaccaacccccttacccagatctctgacatttttattagtttttgattcgataaaacttctcggtttttgttcgctttctaacctttcctttggataaatagaagtgcggtggcgactcgatttgtatgatttacttttgatttagtcaataaatctcaaggtaacgaataccccgctacagtggCGTCTAcaaaagtttttattatcagtgaaaacaattcaaacccccaatttcttgtttttctaTACCTTCATATATAACATGGGCAACCTTGTCAACTCTTTGTGCAAGGACCTCCCCAACAGCGTAGTTAGAAGCATCACACATAATCTTGAAATGGAGGTCCAGTCAGAGGTCTGGATGATGGGAGCGGAGGTCAATGCTCTCTTCAAGAAGTCAAATGCTTTTTTGTAATTGTCATCGAAGTTGAAAGTGACgtcattcttcaacaagtttgacagCGGAAGAGTTATCTTGTTGAAATCCTTTATGAAGCACCTGTACAAACctgcatgaccaagaaaagaaTGAATATCGTGAATGCAAGATGGATAAGACAGTGTAGAAATAACATCAACCTTAGCAGGGTCTAATGAAATTCCTTTTTCAGAAATCATGTGACCCAAGACAATTCCATATTCTACCATAAAATggcatttttcataatttaaaacaaGGTCAGTTTCGATGCATCTCTCTAAAACTAAATTTAAACTATTCAAACATGCATCAAATGAAGAACCATAAACAgtgaaatcatccataaacacttcctTGCAATTTTCTATAAAATCAGCAAAAATGCTAATCATGCATCTCTGAAATGTGTTAGGAGCATTGCAAATACCAAAAGGCATCCTCTTGTAAGCAAATGTATCGAATGGGCACGTAAAAGTGGTCTTTTCTTGATCTTCTGGTGCAATATGAATCTGAAAGTAACctgaaaaaccatcaagaaaacaATAGTGTGATTTACCAGCTAGCCattcaagcatttggtcaatgaacgACAAAGGGAAGTGATCCTTTCTAGTAGCCTGATTCAATCTCTTGTAATCAATACAAACTCTCCAACTATTTTGAACTCTAGTGGGAGCAAgttcatttttttcatttttgacCATTGTGAGTCCAGATTTCTTAGGTACAACCTGGAAAGGGCTTACCCATTTACTGTCAGAGATAGGATAAATGATACCTACTTGCAATAGTTTGGTTACCTTTTTCCTCACAACATCgagaatcaaaggattaagcctcctTTGGGGATGCCTCACTGTTTTACAACCATCCTCAAGTAAAATCCTTTGCATACACATTGAAGGACTAATGCCTAGGATGTCAGCCAATGTCCACCCAATCGCCTTTTTATGCTTCCtcaaaacctgcaaaagcttattttcttgatcaaaatcaaggttagaagaaattataaTCGGGAGTTTTTCATTACTCTttaaataagcatatttcatatttcCAGGGAGTTGTTTCAGCTCTATGGAAGGTGGTTGCTCAATGGATGGGATGTTTGGGGCAGCCAGGATGTCTAGAGCTTCAACAGCATAAACAGCTTCATCGACAACTTCAAATGTAGGAAAAATGTTACCCAACAAGGCAGCATAAATCTCAGCACATACAACACATaggttagtgtcagtacaatcatcacatgaataaacatcatcaaaaccagataGAGATGGGAAATCAAGTGAAAACAATTCAGAAAAAGTGTCATCAACCAACTCATAGATCAATTCAATATGAAAAACGGAATGCTCCTCCAAgggatgtttcatggcatcgaaaatgttaaacttcgcgacaatgtcaccaaattaCATGAACATGGTTCCATTGTCAGCATCAATTTTTGTTTTCGCCATTTTCATGAAaggtctgcctaaaatgatggaatttggctcaagataatataaccaatctTATGCAGCACCTTATAGCGAGAATGGAAATGCTCTAAGCTTGACATGATCTTCAGTAATTCCTTGAGGCCTCAATGGTGTAGAACACACAACTTGAAATTCTTTTAGATGCCTATGTGGATCCTCATCTGCAAGACCAttaaaccttggcaacaagtgtattaaaccagatttcaatttGAAAGGTACATCAGCAacaggatattcaatacacaaagcattataatcaacatcaagggcaacaagttctctcagagttctttggtcaaccatgttaaactcaatagaaaagaaaaaaaaatcaacaaacaatgaaaaaacacataactaattcagcaatgcagcaacaaataggaaaataccgatAATGTCCCTTTTAAGCAAAAACAATTTAAATACgaaaaaaacaattaaaataaaagaaagaaaaaaaaacaaaaacacgaaaattaatctaataaagtcaattaagaattttgagaattttttcgaaattttctaaaactaccaaaacagaaataaaatcataaaaatagaaaaataaggaatttcgaTTTTTTAGGGTGGCGTCCACTATTTAGCCtctaaatagaggcttttgatccttgatttttttcTAATGAATCTACAAAGAATTGGAATAATCTGAGACGATTTTcttaaaaacagattttttttaATGCTAAAACGTGAAAAGGCCAGAACGCAAGAACGCTAGGGCAAGAACGCTGAAACATAACACCTATGATTATAATAATTgttaaaatctacaagagtcCCCGGTAGCGGTGCCAATTTGTTCTGatgtcgcacacgggtcaaaacgagtaattaaGAACGGTAATCTAGGGAAGTGAcactcgagtatcgtatcacaaggactcttgatAAATTAACCAAATAAAAAAACGAAATAGGAGATTTTGATTCGACTAagaataagtgattataaaatatgattataaaaagtgattatgaaataagcTGACCTACTGGTTTGGTTTCCTAACTTATTATTGGTTAATATAATTTTCATGCCCTAAGCGGATTCTAATCCTCTTTCGATTACAGTAACAATAACAAGCGCATTGCTACTAATATATGATATGTGTTCCTAATTTATGAATTAAACAAACGAGTTAAGCACacatgaattaagcaaacgtggTTATGGAACATATATCAATCGAAATTAATTAACACATATTCTATAGAACTTGAATAAAGCATACAAGACATATAACAAAATATTGAAAGGGAAAATACATTGGATTGAAAATTAGGAAACCTCAAAGTATCAGCGGAAATCGATTACAGCAGATCAACCTTGTGAACTTTAGTTCTCCATaaaatcttctaagcaatattgtatcatcTAAATTCAGAATAGGATTCCTATAGTtgtgaaagacctaatataataaaagggaaattcgggcccttatgggatccgacccgaaaattacaaaaatcggcccaaactaactattttaattaagtttGGAACTTCAATGAATTATTCGATCCTTCTTCATTCTAAATCTACTTTTGACTTCAACATAAAACTTATAAttctttttcttagctttccaacgcatattagaacgCGTCAATTTGACTCATATAGCTCAAGTTATGATTTGCATAgtgacaaggtatcaaataactatttatgctgaaaataaagtacgaaaataaaataaagcaaaaaataaacttaaatataaaaacaaacacaaatagtaaaaataatagaataaattaTAGAGTTTCCTAAGTAGAATAgtagaagaatgtgcatcaaaatgcactaaTCAGGTACCTCCCTATTTATAGGTTGAGATTGCTTACTCATCAAGCAATGTCCAACTAACCTAACTAACTCAGttaaaacaaacaaataaagtTAAGTCAAAACTATGTCGAGATATGCTTCTTCAAATTTTCAATATTTCAAAATTCCGACAACTCTTTTTTTTTATCGAGCAACAtacttcgacacaaggaattacatTCTCAACATATCACTTAGttcattgtgtctaagttatCTATATTCATCATAGATCTTAATTTCTTAAACACTTCGACCTGGACTCCTTTTGTCATGATGTCTACAATCTAATCTTTAATTCTGCAGTGTTCCAGTTTCAGCTTCTCTTTTGCtacttgctctcgaagataatggaacctcatttcgatgtgttTCCTTCTTCCATATGCTATCGGGTTCTTCACCAGATTGATAGCATACATGTTATcaatcttcatggtaattgctccatgattcttcGTTGTAATTTCTTTGACCAAATTGACCATCCATATTGCTTTACATGCACAAAGAGAAACAACTATGTATTCTTCTTCACACGACGACAATGTCACTATTGGTTATTTTCTCGAGTTCCAAGAaactggtgcaccacctaacATGAACATATATCCATGTGTGGATTTTCTATCCTCtgcatcactacaccaacttgagtctATGTAATCTACTAGCtttcattattttccttcatcagttttaggaaacaaaattccataatcgagagttcctttcagataccttagtatcctctttgttgctgctagatgtgatacctttggcttctgcatgaatctaccCATCATGCCCATATTGTATGCTAGATCAtgccttgtgtgacaaaggtatcttAATGACCCAATAAATCTTCTGTATTATGTTGGGTCGATATCATCTTCCTTTAAGTCTTTCAATAATTGCAGTCTTTGTTCAGTAGCCATCAAAGTCGAATTGCAATCTTCCATCTCAAATCTTTTGAATATCTCACTTTCATATCTTCTTTCATGCATCATTAATCCTCTACTACTCTTGTATAATTCTATGCCAATGAAGTATGAAATGTTTCCCATATCACACATTTCGAACTACTAACTAAGATCACCTTTGAATTTTTCGATCTCTTTCTTGCAACTACCTGCTATCAACAAGTCATCAACATATAGACATGGTATAAGAAATTCATTATTGCTTCTTATTACATATACTTTATGCTCAGTTGTACACTTCATAGATTCCTTTTTCCCTTAAAAAGTTATatatcttcttattccaagctcttggatCTTGCTTAAAGGGTTTTATGCAACCTTTATACCTTGCTTTCTTCACCTTGTTTCACAAATCCAGCTGGTTGTACAACATAAACTTCTTCGTCTAAGGAGCCATTTAGGATTGCACATTTCATGTCCATCTGAAACATATTCCATTTCTTCATGTTTGTTAGACCAACCATCAACCTGATTAtttcgatcctagcaacaagTGAAAAAACTTCGTCAAATTcaattccttctttctgaagaaattcTTTCGCCATAAGTCTTGTCTTGTGCCGAGTTACTTCTCCTTTGCaattcaacttcaccttgtatacccatttCACATTGATCTCCTTCTT encodes:
- the LOC127131900 gene encoding uncharacterized protein LOC127131900 yields the protein MKAINEELKSIEVNKTWSLIELPQGKKEINVKWVYKVKLNCKGEVTRHKTRLMAKEFLQKEGIEFDEVFSLVARIEIIRLMVGLTNMKKWNMFQMDMKCAILNGSLDEEVYVVQPAGFVKQGEESKIYAALLGNIFPTFEVVDEAVYAVEALDILAAPNIPSIEQPPSIELKQLPGNMKYAYLKKNKLLQVLRKHKKAIGWTLADILGISPSMCMQRILLEDGCKTVRHPQRRLNPLILDVVRKKVTKLLQVGIIYPISDSKWVSPFQVVPKKSGLTMVKNEKNELAPTRVQNSWRVCIDYKRLNQATRKDHFPLSFIDQMLEWLAGKSHYCFLDGFSGYFQIHIAPEDQEKTTFTCPFDTFAYKRMPFGICNAPNTFQRCMISIFADFIENCKEVFMDDFTVYGSSFDACLNSLNLVLERCIETDLVLNYEKCHFMVEYGIVLGHMISEKGISLDPAKVDVISTLSYPSCIHDIHSFLGHAGSRVVVFTDHATLKYLLKNPEAKPRFIRWMLLLQEFNMEIKDKSGAENLVVDHLSRIKGDEDHFPIQDDFLDEQLLLFHGVTLSFVDIVNYLIAGVFPTGASRTQIHKLKSDAKHYVWDDPYLWKFGSDRVFRRYVPDYEIESILQLSHASQVGGTLVLKGLQEKS